The proteins below come from a single Streptomyces sp. MRC013 genomic window:
- the typA gene encoding translational GTPase TypA — protein sequence MPTRHDIRNVAIVAHVDHGKTTIVDAMLKQAGAFAAHQLDSVDDRMMDSNDLEREKGITILAKNTAVKYHPKDGGAPITINIIDTPGHADFGGEVERGLSMVDGVVLLVDASEGPLPQTRFVLRKALQQRMPVILCINKTDRPDSRIDEVVNETYDLFLDLDADEDQIEFPIVYACGRDGVASLTKPEDGTVPADSTSLEPFFSTILDHIPAPVYDEDAPLQAHVTNLDADNFLGRIALLRVQQGELKKGQTVAWMKRDGSVQNVRISELMMTEALTRKPAEKAGPGDICAVAGIPDIMIGETLADPENPVALPLITVDEPAISMTIGTNTSPLVGRGGTGKGADAKAAVKDRKVTARQVKDRLDRELVGNVSLRVLETERPDAWEVQGRGELALAILVETMRREGYELTVGKPQVVTKEIDGKVHEPVERMTIDVPEEHMGAVTQLMGVRKGRMDNMSNHGSGWVRMEFVVPSRGLIGFRTEFLTQTRGTGIAHSIHEGHEPWFGTLTTRNNGSLVADRAGAVTAFAMTNLQERGVLFVEPGTEVYEGMIVGENSRSDDMDVNITKEKKLTNMRSSTADVAESIVPPRKLSLEQSLEFCRDDECVEVTPEAVRIRKVNLDARERARAASRAKHS from the coding sequence ATGCCCACGCGCCACGACATCCGTAACGTAGCCATCGTCGCCCACGTCGACCACGGCAAGACGACCATCGTCGACGCCATGCTCAAGCAGGCCGGGGCCTTCGCGGCCCACCAGCTCGACTCCGTCGACGACCGCATGATGGACTCGAACGACCTGGAGCGTGAGAAGGGCATCACGATCCTCGCCAAGAACACGGCGGTGAAGTACCACCCCAAGGACGGCGGGGCCCCGATCACCATCAACATCATCGACACCCCCGGCCACGCCGACTTCGGCGGCGAGGTCGAGCGCGGCCTGTCGATGGTCGACGGCGTCGTGCTCCTCGTGGACGCGTCCGAGGGGCCGCTCCCGCAGACCCGCTTCGTGCTCCGCAAGGCCCTCCAGCAGCGGATGCCGGTCATCCTCTGCATCAACAAGACGGACCGCCCGGACTCCCGGATCGACGAGGTCGTCAACGAGACGTACGACCTCTTCCTGGACCTGGACGCCGACGAGGACCAGATCGAGTTCCCGATCGTCTACGCCTGCGGCCGCGACGGCGTCGCCTCGCTGACCAAGCCGGAGGACGGCACGGTCCCCGCCGACTCCACCAGCCTGGAGCCGTTCTTCTCCACGATCCTGGACCACATCCCCGCGCCCGTCTACGACGAGGACGCCCCGCTCCAGGCCCACGTCACCAACCTCGACGCCGACAACTTCCTCGGCCGCATCGCGCTCCTGCGCGTCCAGCAGGGCGAGTTGAAGAAGGGTCAGACCGTCGCCTGGATGAAGCGCGACGGCTCGGTGCAGAACGTCCGCATCTCCGAGCTGATGATGACGGAGGCGCTGACCCGCAAGCCGGCCGAGAAGGCCGGCCCGGGCGACATCTGCGCCGTCGCCGGCATCCCCGACATCATGATCGGCGAGACGCTGGCCGACCCGGAGAACCCGGTCGCGCTGCCGCTGATCACGGTCGACGAGCCGGCCATCTCCATGACCATCGGCACCAACACCTCGCCGCTGGTCGGCCGGGGCGGCACGGGCAAGGGCGCCGACGCCAAGGCCGCCGTCAAGGACCGCAAGGTCACCGCCCGCCAGGTCAAGGACCGCCTCGACCGCGAGCTCGTCGGCAACGTCTCGCTGCGCGTGCTGGAGACCGAGCGCCCCGACGCCTGGGAGGTGCAGGGCCGCGGCGAGCTGGCGCTGGCCATCCTCGTCGAGACGATGCGCCGGGAGGGGTACGAGCTGACGGTCGGCAAGCCGCAGGTCGTCACCAAGGAGATCGACGGCAAGGTCCACGAGCCGGTCGAGCGCATGACGATCGACGTCCCCGAGGAGCACATGGGCGCCGTCACGCAGCTCATGGGCGTCCGCAAGGGCCGCATGGACAACATGTCGAACCACGGCTCCGGCTGGGTCCGCATGGAGTTCGTCGTCCCGTCGCGCGGCCTCATCGGCTTCCGCACGGAGTTCCTGACGCAGACCCGCGGCACGGGCATCGCCCACTCCATCCACGAGGGCCACGAGCCCTGGTTCGGCACCCTGACGACCCGTAACAACGGCTCGCTCGTCGCCGACCGGGCCGGCGCGGTCACCGCCTTCGCCATGACCAACCTCCAGGAGCGCGGCGTCCTCTTCGTGGAGCCGGGCACCGAGGTGTACGAGGGCATGATCGTCGGTGAGAACTCCCGCTCCGACGACATGGACGTCAACATCACCAAGGAGAAGAAGCTCACCAACATGCGCTCCTCCACGGCCGACGTCGCCGAGTCGATCGTCCCGCCGCGGAAGCTGTCGCTGGAGCAGTCCCTGGAGTTCTGCCGCGACGACGAGTGCGTCGAGGTGACCCCGGAGGCCGTGCGCATCCGCAAGGTCAACCTGGACGCGCGCGAGCGCGCCCGCGCCGCCTCCCGCGCCAAGCACTCCTGA
- a CDS encoding ABC transporter substrate-binding protein, whose amino-acid sequence MRGVKSAKWVAGAIAVAMAATACGGSKGDEGKGSGSGKPAGYVSIDVGEPQKPLIPADTNETNGSYVIQSLFTQLLDFDAKGEIVYTNAESVETKDSKVWTVKLKKGWKFHNGEAVTSQSYIDAWNWYANVKNAQQNSFWFSDIQGYDDVHPEKGEPKADKMSGLKAIDDTTFTITLKTKVPYFNYKLGYATWAPLPKVFFDDPKAFGKKPVGNGPYQFERWDHKKLIQVKAFDGYQGPNKAANKGIQFKNYATVEAAYRDVVSGNLDIIRQVGPTDLPKYKQDLGEGAIEQDYAAVQSLVPAFYSKPFKGVDPKVIQGLSMAIDRDTITKTVLNNTRTPATSFTPPQVKGNQKLGTDVFTYNPAKAKKLVTEGGGVPGNKVFIQYNSDGGHKEWVTAVCESIRNATGVDCVGDPKPDFPTDLEARDNNQVKGMYRGGWVADYPVNVNFLKELYHTKAESNNGRFSDKEIDGLMAKGDNANSLEEAVKAYQEVEKKLVEKMPAIPLWNYRINGGHGKGVDNVSVDFHGDLELTQVTVK is encoded by the coding sequence ATGCGCGGTGTCAAGAGCGCCAAGTGGGTGGCGGGCGCGATCGCCGTTGCCATGGCTGCCACGGCCTGTGGCGGAAGCAAGGGCGACGAGGGCAAGGGCAGCGGCAGCGGCAAGCCCGCCGGCTACGTGTCCATCGACGTCGGCGAGCCGCAGAAGCCCCTGATCCCGGCTGACACGAACGAGACCAACGGCTCGTACGTCATCCAGTCGCTCTTCACGCAGCTCCTCGACTTCGACGCCAAGGGCGAGATCGTCTACACGAACGCCGAGTCCGTCGAGACCAAGGACTCCAAGGTGTGGACCGTCAAGCTCAAGAAGGGCTGGAAGTTCCACAACGGCGAGGCCGTGACCTCCCAGTCGTACATCGACGCCTGGAACTGGTACGCCAACGTCAAGAACGCCCAGCAGAACTCCTTCTGGTTCTCCGACATCCAGGGCTACGACGACGTCCACCCGGAGAAGGGCGAGCCGAAGGCCGACAAGATGTCGGGCCTGAAGGCGATCGACGACACCACCTTCACCATCACGCTGAAGACGAAGGTCCCCTACTTCAACTACAAGCTGGGCTACGCGACCTGGGCCCCGCTGCCGAAGGTCTTCTTCGACGACCCGAAGGCGTTCGGCAAGAAGCCGGTCGGCAACGGCCCCTACCAGTTCGAGCGCTGGGACCACAAGAAGCTCATCCAGGTCAAGGCGTTCGACGGCTACCAGGGCCCGAACAAGGCCGCCAACAAGGGCATCCAGTTCAAGAACTACGCGACCGTCGAGGCCGCGTACCGCGACGTCGTCTCCGGCAACCTGGACATCATCCGCCAGGTCGGCCCGACGGACCTGCCGAAGTACAAGCAGGACCTGGGCGAGGGCGCCATCGAGCAGGACTACGCGGCCGTCCAGTCGCTCGTCCCGGCGTTCTACAGCAAGCCGTTCAAGGGCGTCGACCCCAAGGTCATCCAGGGCCTGTCGATGGCGATCGACCGGGACACGATCACCAAGACCGTCCTGAACAACACCCGCACCCCGGCGACCAGCTTCACGCCGCCGCAGGTCAAGGGCAACCAGAAGCTGGGCACGGACGTCTTCACGTACAACCCCGCCAAGGCGAAGAAGCTCGTCACCGAGGGCGGCGGCGTCCCCGGCAACAAGGTCTTCATCCAGTACAACAGCGACGGCGGCCACAAGGAGTGGGTGACCGCGGTCTGCGAGTCCATCCGCAACGCCACCGGCGTGGACTGCGTCGGCGACCCGAAGCCGGACTTCCCCACGGACCTCGAGGCCCGTGACAACAACCAGGTCAAGGGCATGTACCGCGGTGGCTGGGTGGCCGACTACCCGGTCAACGTGAACTTCCTCAAGGAGCTCTACCACACCAAGGCCGAGTCCAACAACGGTCGCTTCTCCGACAAGGAGATCGACGGGCTGATGGCGAAGGGCGACAACGCGAACTCCCTGGAGGAGGCCGTGAAGGCCTACCAGGAGGTCGAGAAGAAGCTCGTCGAGAAGATGCCGGCGATCCCGCTGTGGAACTACCGCATCAACGGCGGCCACGGCAAGGGCGTCGACAACGTCAGCGTCGACTTCCACGGCGACCTCGAGCTGACGCAGGTCACCGTCAAGTAA
- a CDS encoding S8 family peptidase, producing MSVMRTSRRTVAAAAVAAAAVGLGTLSAHPAAAEPVQEGVIQYADAPNAVQGSYIVTLKETADSDAASGKAVAAKYGAKIKKTYTSALNGYAVTLSEEQARKLAADPAVKSVVQDRVFTITGTQPNPTWGLDRLDQRALPLDKSYTYPEPGGQGVTAYIIDTGVRISHSEFGGRASNGYDAVDNDNVAQDGNGHGTHVAGTVAGGTYGVAKKAKIVGVRVLNNQGSGTTAGVVAGIDWVTRNAVKPAVANMSLGGGIDSTLDQAVRNSIASGVTYALAAGNDNKDASTSSPARVPEGLTVGSTTSTDARSSFSNYGSVLDIFAPGSNITSAWHTGDTATNTISGTSMAAPHVAGAAALYLANNPSATPAQVASAMTSSATSGVVTSPGAGSPNRLLYVGDGGGTTPPPPGSRFENTTDYTVADLATVESPVTVTDVKGNAPSDLKVEVNIQHTYIGDLRVQLVAPDGTAYMLKDYNTGGSADNINTTYTVNASSEVANGTWKLRVTDNARYDSGRIDSWALQF from the coding sequence ATGTCAGTGATGCGTACGTCGCGACGCACGGTCGCCGCCGCGGCGGTGGCCGCCGCCGCCGTCGGACTGGGCACCCTCTCCGCGCACCCGGCTGCCGCCGAGCCGGTGCAGGAGGGCGTGATCCAGTACGCCGACGCCCCCAACGCCGTCCAGGGCAGCTACATCGTCACCCTGAAGGAGACCGCCGACTCGGACGCCGCGTCCGGCAAGGCGGTCGCGGCCAAGTACGGCGCGAAGATCAAGAAGACGTACACCAGCGCACTCAACGGCTATGCCGTGACGCTCTCCGAGGAGCAGGCGAGAAAGCTCGCCGCGGACCCGGCCGTCAAGTCGGTCGTCCAGGACCGGGTCTTCACCATCACCGGCACCCAGCCGAACCCGACCTGGGGCCTCGACCGCCTCGACCAGCGCGCCCTGCCGCTGGACAAGAGCTACACGTACCCCGAGCCGGGCGGCCAGGGCGTCACCGCGTACATCATCGACACCGGCGTGCGCATCTCCCACAGCGAGTTCGGCGGCCGTGCCTCCAACGGCTACGACGCCGTGGACAACGACAACGTGGCCCAGGACGGCAACGGCCACGGCACCCACGTCGCCGGCACCGTCGCCGGCGGCACGTACGGCGTCGCCAAGAAGGCGAAGATCGTCGGCGTCCGCGTCCTCAACAACCAGGGCTCCGGCACCACCGCCGGCGTCGTCGCCGGCATCGACTGGGTGACCCGCAACGCGGTCAAGCCGGCCGTCGCCAACATGAGCCTCGGCGGCGGCATCGACTCCACGCTGGACCAGGCCGTGCGCAACTCCATCGCGTCCGGCGTCACCTACGCCCTCGCGGCCGGCAACGACAACAAGGACGCGTCCACCTCCTCGCCCGCCCGCGTCCCCGAGGGCCTCACCGTCGGCTCGACCACCAGCACCGACGCCCGCTCCAGCTTCTCCAACTACGGCAGCGTGCTGGACATCTTCGCGCCCGGCTCCAACATCACGTCGGCCTGGCACACCGGCGACACGGCCACCAACACCATCTCCGGTACGTCGATGGCCGCTCCGCACGTCGCCGGTGCCGCCGCCCTGTACCTGGCCAACAACCCCTCCGCCACCCCGGCCCAGGTCGCCTCGGCGATGACCTCCTCCGCCACCAGCGGCGTCGTCACCAGCCCCGGCGCCGGTTCCCCGAACCGCCTGCTGTACGTCGGCGACGGCGGCGGCACCACGCCCCCGCCGCCCGGCTCCCGCTTCGAGAACACCACCGACTACACGGTCGCCGACCTCGCCACCGTCGAGTCCCCGGTCACCGTCACCGACGTCAAGGGCAACGCCCCGAGCGACCTGAAGGTCGAGGTCAACATCCAGCACACCTACATCGGCGACCTGCGCGTCCAGCTCGTCGCGCCGGACGGCACCGCCTACATGCTGAAGGACTACAACACGGGCGGCAGCGCCGACAACATCAACACCACGTACACCGTGAACGCCTCCTCCGAGGTCGCGAACGGCACGTGGAAGCTGCGGGTGACGGACAACGCCCGCTACGACTCGGGCAGGATCGACTCGTGGGCGCTGCAGTTCTGA
- a CDS encoding SPOR domain-containing protein has translation MPDSGTALLWQVIRQDGNGNNYRVGRYATRDEAQKVVDSLDSRGHRQLYWVERIGEPAH, from the coding sequence ATGCCCGACAGCGGTACGGCTCTTCTCTGGCAGGTCATCCGCCAGGACGGCAACGGCAACAACTACCGGGTCGGCCGGTACGCGACGCGCGACGAGGCGCAGAAGGTCGTCGACAGCCTCGACTCGCGCGGCCACCGGCAGCTCTACTGGGTGGAGCGCATCGGGGAGCCGGCGCACTGA
- a CDS encoding (deoxy)nucleoside triphosphate pyrophosphohydrolase: MTDRVVVAGAVYDRGRLLAARRSAPPELAGRWELPGGKVEPGEGPREALVRELREELGIEVEPGERVPGAWPLGRGYVLHVWTARVLSGEPRPLQDHDGLRWLTRAEWDTVDWLEQDVPAVVEALRRLPPDDGPPHP, encoded by the coding sequence ATGACGGATCGTGTGGTGGTCGCCGGGGCCGTGTACGACCGTGGGCGGCTGCTCGCCGCGCGCCGCAGCGCGCCGCCCGAGCTGGCCGGCCGCTGGGAGCTGCCCGGCGGCAAGGTGGAGCCGGGCGAGGGCCCGCGTGAGGCCCTCGTGCGCGAACTCCGCGAGGAACTGGGCATCGAGGTGGAACCGGGGGAGCGCGTTCCGGGCGCCTGGCCGCTCGGACGCGGCTACGTGCTGCACGTGTGGACGGCCCGCGTGCTCTCGGGCGAGCCGCGGCCCCTCCAGGACCACGACGGACTGCGCTGGCTGACCCGCGCGGAATGGGACACCGTCGACTGGCTGGAGCAGGACGTCCCCGCGGTCGTCGAGGCCCTTCGTCGCCTTCCCCCGGACGACGGCCCCCCGCATCCCTGA
- a CDS encoding ABC transporter substrate-binding protein — MAQVRVRALRSAALLTSGVLAVSVLAGCSSGDEGGVRAVPADVAAAPRSEVADGGTLRWAVDALPATLNTFQADADAATARVAGAVLPALFTLDERGRPQPNPDYLESAEVIEREPRQVVRYRLHQQAVWSDGREIGAPDFVAQWRALRGRDSAYWTARNAGYERIEKIERGADDLEVRVTFGKPYADWKSLFTPLYPKEVTGSPNAFNDGARTGLPRTAGPFRLKAVDRKAGALTLVRDPRWWGRPAKLERLVLRAVPRDRRAEALTAGTVDLAEVDAPVAARITRAAPGDRSDAKGGPIARGAGAEAPSAALGSWAAAHGSDRAKAAEARAARLRDRRAAAARETERRALGRYVVRRTLEPAYTQLALNGESGPLADERVRRAVARALDRRELAEAVLAPLGLPAEPLGSHLALAGQDAYADSSGALGDQDTEEALALLADAGWTKEGARASAPPKEGTEAEASGTPSKGASPAAAPGRAPGTAAGARTVDLPSDEGLYIVGEDKPAAGPRASAPPAVRGGTAPGRAHAVTAALTGTGARRAGEAGGARGASASGRPGAGQGVPGAYAPVGTAAPAGGTGSAAGPLGKDGRPLTLRFVLPSGPGSGTLRTVGGRIAAMLDRIGVRTEISKVPDEDFFKDHIASGDYDLALYSWPGTAFPATDGRPIHAKPEPAADGSLLVEQNYTRVGTDHIDQLFERAAAELDEKAARDLLRRADARIWAAAGSIPLFQRPELVAVRRNVVNAGAFGFATPRYEDIGFAAPKEK; from the coding sequence ATGGCCCAGGTCCGCGTCCGCGCACTCCGGTCCGCCGCGCTCCTCACCAGCGGGGTGCTCGCCGTGTCCGTACTCGCCGGCTGCAGCTCCGGGGACGAGGGCGGCGTCCGGGCCGTCCCCGCGGACGTCGCGGCCGCACCCCGCTCCGAGGTCGCCGACGGCGGCACCCTGCGCTGGGCGGTCGACGCGCTGCCCGCCACCCTCAACACCTTCCAGGCCGACGCCGACGCCGCCACCGCCCGGGTCGCCGGGGCCGTGCTGCCCGCCCTCTTCACCCTCGACGAGCGGGGCCGGCCGCAGCCCAACCCGGACTACCTGGAGTCCGCCGAGGTCATCGAGCGCGAGCCCCGGCAGGTCGTCCGCTACCGGCTCCACCAGCAGGCCGTGTGGAGCGACGGCCGCGAGATCGGCGCCCCCGACTTCGTCGCCCAGTGGCGTGCCCTGCGCGGGCGCGACAGCGCGTACTGGACGGCGCGCAACGCCGGGTACGAGCGCATCGAGAAGATCGAGCGCGGCGCCGACGACCTGGAGGTCCGGGTCACCTTCGGCAAGCCCTACGCCGACTGGAAGTCGCTGTTCACCCCCCTGTACCCGAAGGAGGTCACCGGATCGCCGAACGCCTTCAACGACGGCGCCCGCACCGGCCTGCCGCGCACCGCCGGGCCGTTCCGGCTGAAGGCGGTCGACCGGAAGGCCGGCGCCCTCACCCTCGTCCGCGACCCGCGCTGGTGGGGCCGGCCCGCCAAGCTCGAACGCCTCGTCCTGCGCGCCGTTCCGCGCGACCGCCGCGCCGAGGCGCTCACCGCCGGGACCGTCGACCTCGCCGAGGTGGACGCACCCGTCGCCGCCCGCATCACCCGCGCCGCACCCGGGGACCGGTCGGACGCGAAGGGCGGGCCCATCGCCCGGGGGGCCGGCGCCGAGGCGCCCTCGGCCGCCCTGGGGTCCTGGGCCGCCGCGCACGGCTCCGACCGGGCGAAGGCCGCCGAGGCGCGCGCCGCGCGGCTCCGGGACCGGCGGGCCGCCGCCGCGCGCGAGACCGAGCGGCGGGCCCTGGGCCGCTACGTCGTCCGCAGGACCCTGGAGCCCGCCTACACCCAGCTCGCCCTGAACGGCGAGTCGGGCCCGCTCGCCGACGAGCGGGTGCGCCGGGCGGTCGCCCGCGCCCTGGACCGCCGCGAGCTGGCCGAGGCCGTACTCGCCCCGCTGGGCCTGCCCGCGGAACCGCTCGGCTCCCACCTGGCGCTGGCCGGGCAGGACGCGTACGCCGACAGCAGCGGCGCCCTGGGCGACCAGGACACCGAGGAGGCCCTCGCCCTGCTCGCCGACGCGGGCTGGACGAAGGAGGGCGCCCGCGCGAGCGCCCCGCCGAAGGAGGGCACCGAGGCGGAGGCGTCGGGGACCCCGTCGAAGGGCGCCTCGCCCGCCGCGGCGCCCGGTCGGGCACCGGGCACCGCGGCCGGGGCGAGGACGGTGGACCTCCCGTCCGACGAGGGCCTGTACATCGTCGGCGAGGACAAGCCGGCCGCCGGCCCGCGCGCCTCCGCGCCCCCGGCCGTCCGCGGCGGGACCGCCCCCGGCCGGGCGCACGCCGTCACGGCGGCCCTCACCGGGACGGGAGCCCGGAGAGCCGGGGAGGCCGGCGGGGCCCGGGGCGCCTCCGCCTCCGGGCGTCCCGGGGCCGGACAGGGCGTCCCCGGCGCGTACGCGCCCGTCGGCACCGCCGCCCCGGCCGGCGGGACCGGCTCCGCCGCGGGCCCCCTCGGCAAGGACGGCCGGCCCCTGACCCTCCGCTTCGTCCTGCCCTCCGGACCCGGCTCCGGGACGCTCCGCACCGTCGGCGGCCGGATCGCGGCGATGCTGGACCGCATCGGCGTGCGCACCGAGATCAGCAAGGTCCCCGACGAGGACTTCTTCAAGGACCACATCGCCTCCGGCGACTACGACCTCGCCCTCTACTCCTGGCCCGGAACCGCCTTCCCCGCCACGGACGGCCGGCCGATCCACGCCAAGCCGGAGCCCGCCGCGGACGGCTCGCTGCTGGTGGAGCAGAACTACACGCGCGTGGGCACCGACCACATCGACCAGCTCTTCGAGCGGGCCGCCGCCGAACTGGACGAGAAGGCCGCCCGCGACCTGCTGCGCCGCGCCGACGCCCGGATCTGGGCCGCCGCCGGGTCGATCCCCCTCTTCCAGCGGCCCGAGCTCGTCGCCGTCCGGAGGAACGTGGTCAACGCGGGCGCCTTCGGCTTCGCGACGCCGCGGTACGAGGACATCGGGTTCGCGGCACCGAAGGAGAAGTGA
- a CDS encoding SpoIIE family protein phosphatase: MSEISGTTDGVVWQSSPPGSIYDYVGVASFSIGPDGLVDQWSRRAAEMFGIPADEVGGMDPVEVLMPAESRSQGRRKIAEILDGKEWTGLVPFRVPGERYARHVAEVYVMPSENEYGERGAVCIAVDVRALHRIETDLASSQAIFGQSPFGFLLFGTDLRVQRANQRFATVFGGTAEDHRGRTVRDYLSRPEADRMTAALRRVLETGEAVTDLEVTGTVPGSTDRRHWSVNLYRVHSGSGRPIGVAGLTTDVTRRHNVAREAASARRNLALLNEATARIGTSLDLETTARELLDVAVPGFCDLAAVDLYQGLLTGDEAPPGRTGGRTAQLRRVAFASAVSDAPPLVVPPAGPDCCEAEPPLVGSVHRFPFTSPCANALSTGRPVLVPTDDGGLVHSTLAVPMVAHDTVVGLVQFSRTKGSEPFGERDRALAVELAARAAVCIDNARLYRREHERALILQRSLLPPGDPEAAGLDIACRYLPGNDATEVGGDWFDVIDLPGHRTALVVGDVMGRGLRAAVAMGELRTAVRTLAQLDLEPAEVLSHLDEIARGLGAPIGTQSSRAAHRPRGPERSEVYLATCVYAVYDAVTRHCTFANAGHLPPVLVAPGEEARLLDVPPGMPLGVGGEPFEEVEVELPEGALLSLYTDGLVESRDHPLDEGLRALRGVLTGPERPLEDACDHVLNTLDTRHGQDDIALLMARVRGLPAEAVGDWCLPREPRSVGRARELARDQLAAWGLEPLVDTVELLVSELVTNALRYGEGEIRLRLLRDRTLVCEVWDAGLVQPRRRRARDTDEGGRGLQLVGLLSAGWGSRRTPRGKTVWFELALPDGEGSAEPTVDQLLSMF; this comes from the coding sequence GTGAGCGAGATATCCGGGACGACGGACGGCGTCGTGTGGCAGAGCAGCCCGCCTGGCTCGATCTACGACTACGTCGGAGTGGCGTCGTTCTCCATCGGCCCCGACGGACTCGTCGACCAGTGGAGCCGGCGTGCCGCGGAGATGTTCGGCATCCCCGCCGACGAGGTCGGGGGCATGGACCCCGTCGAGGTGCTCATGCCCGCCGAGTCGCGGTCGCAGGGCCGCCGCAAGATCGCCGAGATCCTCGACGGCAAGGAGTGGACGGGCCTCGTCCCCTTCCGCGTCCCCGGCGAGCGGTACGCGCGCCACGTGGCCGAGGTGTACGTCATGCCGAGCGAGAACGAGTACGGCGAACGCGGCGCCGTCTGCATCGCCGTGGACGTACGCGCCCTACACCGGATCGAGACCGACCTGGCCTCCTCCCAGGCGATATTCGGTCAATCCCCCTTCGGCTTCCTGCTCTTCGGCACGGACCTGAGGGTCCAACGCGCCAACCAGCGCTTCGCCACCGTCTTCGGGGGCACCGCCGAGGACCACCGCGGCCGCACCGTCCGCGACTACCTCTCCCGCCCCGAGGCCGACCGGATGACCGCCGCGCTCCGCCGCGTCCTGGAGACCGGCGAGGCCGTCACCGACCTGGAGGTCACCGGCACCGTTCCCGGCTCCACCGACCGCCGCCACTGGTCCGTCAACCTCTACCGGGTGCACAGCGGATCCGGCCGCCCCATCGGCGTCGCCGGTCTCACCACCGACGTGACCCGCCGCCACAACGTCGCCCGCGAGGCCGCCAGCGCCCGCCGCAACCTCGCCCTCCTCAACGAGGCGACCGCCCGCATCGGCACCTCCCTCGACCTGGAGACCACCGCCCGCGAACTCCTCGACGTCGCCGTGCCCGGCTTCTGCGACCTCGCCGCCGTCGACCTCTACCAGGGCCTCCTCACCGGCGACGAGGCCCCGCCCGGCCGGACCGGGGGGCGCACCGCCCAGCTCCGCCGCGTCGCCTTCGCCAGCGCCGTCTCCGACGCGCCGCCCCTCGTCGTCCCGCCCGCCGGTCCCGACTGCTGCGAGGCCGAGCCGCCCCTGGTCGGCTCCGTCCACCGCTTCCCGTTCACCTCGCCCTGCGCGAACGCCCTGAGCACCGGCCGTCCCGTCCTCGTCCCCACCGACGACGGCGGCCTCGTCCACTCGACCCTCGCCGTGCCGATGGTCGCCCACGACACCGTCGTCGGGCTCGTCCAGTTCTCCCGTACGAAGGGCAGCGAACCGTTCGGCGAACGCGACCGGGCCCTCGCCGTCGAACTCGCCGCCCGCGCCGCCGTCTGCATCGACAACGCCCGCCTCTACCGCCGCGAGCACGAGCGCGCCCTGATCCTCCAGCGCAGCCTCCTGCCGCCCGGCGACCCGGAGGCCGCCGGGCTGGACATCGCCTGCCGCTACCTCCCCGGCAACGACGCCACCGAGGTCGGCGGCGACTGGTTCGACGTCATCGACCTGCCCGGCCACCGCACCGCCCTCGTCGTCGGCGACGTCATGGGCCGGGGCCTGCGCGCCGCCGTCGCCATGGGCGAACTCCGCACCGCCGTGCGGACCCTGGCGCAGCTCGACCTCGAACCGGCCGAGGTCCTCTCCCACCTGGACGAGATCGCCCGCGGCCTCGGCGCGCCCATCGGCACCCAGTCCTCGCGCGCGGCCCACCGGCCGCGCGGCCCCGAGCGGTCCGAGGTGTACCTCGCGACCTGCGTGTACGCCGTGTACGACGCCGTCACCCGGCACTGCACGTTCGCCAACGCCGGGCACCTGCCGCCCGTGCTGGTCGCGCCCGGCGAGGAGGCGCGGCTGCTCGACGTACCGCCGGGGATGCCGCTCGGCGTCGGCGGGGAGCCGTTCGAGGAGGTCGAGGTCGAGCTGCCCGAGGGGGCGCTGCTCTCCCTCTACACCGACGGGCTCGTCGAGTCCCGCGACCACCCTCTGGACGAGGGCCTCCGGGCGCTCCGGGGCGTCCTCACCGGCCCCGAGCGGCCCCTGGAGGACGCCTGCGACCACGTCCTCAACACCCTAGACACCCGGCACGGCCAGGACGACATCGCGCTGCTGATGGCCCGGGTCCGCGGGTTGCCGGCCGAGGCGGTCGGCGACTGGTGCCTGCCGCGCGAGCCCCGGTCCGTGGGACGCGCCCGCGAGCTGGCCCGCGACCAGCTCGCCGCCTGGGGGCTGGAGCCGCTGGTCGACACCGTCGAACTGCTCGTCAGCGAACTCGTCACCAACGCCCTGCGCTACGGGGAGGGGGAGATCCGGCTCCGGCTGCTGCGCGACCGCACACTGGTGTGCGAGGTGTGGGACGCCGGCCTGGTCCAACCCCGGCGCCGCCGCGCCCGCGACACCGACGAGGGCGGCCGCGGGCTCCAGCTCGTCGGGCTGCTCAGCGCCGGCTGGGGCTCGCGCAGGACGCCCCGCGGCAAGACGGTCTGGTTCGAGCTGGCCCTCCCCGACGGGGAGGGATCGGCCGAGCCCACGGTGGACCAGCTGCTGAGCATGTTCTGA